Below is a genomic region from Neisseria zoodegmatis.
GCGTCTGCGCACCGCGCGGCTTTGGCAAAAACGGAAGGAGCGCCGTGAACAATAGCAACCGCTCCCGTCTGCTTACCGACAAAGAAATCGACATGGCTCGTTTGGTGTTTTCAGACGGCATCGACTACACCCGCGTTAAAGTGTGCCGCGGCATTCCCATGATGCCCGCCCTCAAAGTGGCGATGGTGCCCAACGGCAATATTTATTTCCCGCCCGACGATTGCCCTTGCGATTTCACCGCTTCAAAAGAGTATTACCAAGTTTGGCTCATGCACGAAATTACCCATGTTTGGCAATACCAAATGGGCTACCGCACTTGGCTGGGCGGCATGATGCTGTCGGTCAAAGGCGGCTACATCAACCGCAAAAGCTATGCTTACCCGCCGCCCGCCGAAGTTAAATCGTTCTCCGGGCTAAACATGGAACAGCAGGCCGATTTTGTTGCCCACTATTACGCCGCGCGCTATTTGAAATGGCCGGCCTACCTGCCCAACCTGCCGCATTACGAAAGAGTGTTGGCGCCGCTGCTGCACAACCCCCGTCAAGTCTCGCTGTTGCCCGCTTATTCCAACAACCTGCCGTGGTTCGGCTGGACAAAAGACCTTTCCGAAGCCGTGAAAAAGAAATTTGCCAAACACCCCTAAGCGCCCCCAAGCGTCTGTTTAGCGCGGCACGGCTACCGTTCGGCAGTTCATAGCCGCACTCAATCACAAATAGGTATAAAATAGCGCATCCGCCCCTCAATGGCGCAACCGTTTTTCAGACGGCCTCAACCATGATGCCGTCTGAAACGCTTTAACCACCATGAATCAGAACGACACAGACACTTTTCCCATCCACACCGACATCGCCGCCCCGCGCAGCAGCACCTCAGGCGTGCCGAAACAC
It encodes:
- a CDS encoding type IV secretion protein Rhs, giving the protein MNNSNRSRLLTDKEIDMARLVFSDGIDYTRVKVCRGIPMMPALKVAMVPNGNIYFPPDDCPCDFTASKEYYQVWLMHEITHVWQYQMGYRTWLGGMMLSVKGGYINRKSYAYPPPAEVKSFSGLNMEQQADFVAHYYAARYLKWPAYLPNLPHYERVLAPLLHNPRQVSLLPAYSNNLPWFGWTKDLSEAVKKKFAKHP